The following proteins are co-located in the Lagenorhynchus albirostris chromosome 2, mLagAlb1.1, whole genome shotgun sequence genome:
- the SLC16A1 gene encoding monocarboxylate transporter 1 isoform X2 — MPPAVGGPVGYTPPDGGWGWAVVVGAFISIGFSYAFPKSITVFFKEIEGIFNATTSEVSWISSIMLAVMYGGGPISSILVNKYGSRPIMIAGGCLSGCGLIAASFCNTVQELYLCVGVIGGLGLAFNLNPALTMIGRLNDIYGDYKYTYWACGIILIVAGIYLFIGMGINYRLLAKEQKAEQQQKKESKEEETSIDVAEKPKEVTDAAESVDPKDIEGGPKEEESPV, encoded by the exons ATGCCACCGGCAGTTGGAGGTCCAGTTGGATACACCCCCCCAGATGGAGGCTGGGGATGGGCAGTGGTAGTTGGAGCTTTCATTTCCATCGGCTTCTCCTATGCGTTTCCCAAATCTATTACTGTGTTCTTCAAAGAAATTGAAGGTATATTCAACGCCACCACCAGTGAAGTGTCATGGATATCTTCCATCATGTTGGCTGTCATGTATGGTGGAG GTCCTATCAGCAGTATCCTGGTGAATAAATATGGCAGTCGTCCAATCATGATTGCTGGCGGCTGCTTGTCAGGCTGTGGCTTGATCGCAGCTTCCTTCTGTAACACTGTGCAGGAACTTTACTTGTGTGTCGGAGTCATTGGAG GTCTTGGGCTTGCCTTCAACTTGAATCCAGCTTTAACCATGATTG GTCGTCTCAATGACATATATGGAGACTATAAATACACATACTGGGCATGTGGTATAATCCTTATTGTCGCAGGCATCTATCTTTTCATCGGCATGGGCATCAATTACCGACTTCTTGCAAAAGAACAGAAAGCTGAGCAGCAgcagaaaaaggaaagtaaagaGGAGGAGACCAGTATAGATGTTGCTGAGAAGCCAAAAGAAGTTACCGATGCAGCAGAATCTGTGGATCCTAAAGACATAGAAGGAGGCCCCAAGGAGGAGGAGAGTCCAGTTTGA
- the SLC16A1 gene encoding monocarboxylate transporter 1 isoform X1, which yields MPPAVGGPVGYTPPDGGWGWAVVVGAFISIGFSYAFPKSITVFFKEIEGIFNATTSEVSWISSIMLAVMYGGGPISSILVNKYGSRPIMIAGGCLSGCGLIAASFCNTVQELYLCVGVIGGLGLAFNLNPALTMIGKYFYKRRPLANGLAMAGSPVFLSTLAPLNQAFFGIYGWRGSFLILGGLLLNCCVAGALMRPIGPKPTTVERYMSKESLPEAGKSDAKKGASDANTDLIGGNPKEEKRSVFQTLNKFLDLSLFKHRGFLLYLSGNVLMFFGLFTPLVFLSNYGKSQHYSSEKSAFLLSILAFVDMVARPSMGLVANTKWIRPRVQYFFAASIIANGVCHLAAPLSSSYIGFCVYAGFFGFAFGWLSSVLFETLMDLVGPQRFSSAVGLVTIVECCPVLLGPPLLGRLNDIYGDYKYTYWACGIILIVAGIYLFIGMGINYRLLAKEQKAEQQQKKESKEEETSIDVAEKPKEVTDAAESVDPKDIEGGPKEEESPV from the exons ATGCCACCGGCAGTTGGAGGTCCAGTTGGATACACCCCCCCAGATGGAGGCTGGGGATGGGCAGTGGTAGTTGGAGCTTTCATTTCCATCGGCTTCTCCTATGCGTTTCCCAAATCTATTACTGTGTTCTTCAAAGAAATTGAAGGTATATTCAACGCCACCACCAGTGAAGTGTCATGGATATCTTCCATCATGTTGGCTGTCATGTATGGTGGAG GTCCTATCAGCAGTATCCTGGTGAATAAATATGGCAGTCGTCCAATCATGATTGCTGGCGGCTGCTTGTCAGGCTGTGGCTTGATCGCAGCTTCCTTCTGTAACACTGTGCAGGAACTTTACTTGTGTGTCGGAGTCATTGGAG GTCTTGGGCTTGCCTTCAACTTGAATCCAGCTTTAACCATGATTGGCAAGTATTTCTACAAGAGGCGACCGTTGGCAAATGGACTGGCCATGGCAGGCAGCCCTGTGTTCCTTTCTACCCTGGCCCCCCTTAATCAGGCTTTCTTTGGTATCTATGGCTGGAGAGGAAGCTTCCTAATTCTTGGGGGCTTATTATTAAACTGCTGTGTGGCTGGAGCTCTGATGAGACCAATAGGGCCCAAGCCAACCACTGTAGAGAGATATATGTCTAAAGAATCTCTTCCGGAAGCTGGAAAATCTGACGCAAAAAAGGGGGCAAGTGATGCAAATACAGATCTCATTGGAGGAAATccgaaagaagagaaaagatcaGTCTTCCAAACACTTAATAAATTCCTGGACTTATCCCTGTTCAAGCACAGAGGCTTTTTGCTCTACCTGTCTGGAAATGTGCTCATGTTTTTTGGACTGTTTACACCTTTGGTCTTTCTTAGTAATTATGGCAAGAGTCAGCATTACTCTAGTGAGAAgtctgccttccttctttccattctgGCTTTTGTTGACATGGTAGCCAGACCTTCTATGGGACTTGTAGCCAACACAAAGTGGATAAGACCTCGAGTTCAGTATTTTTTTGCTGCTTCTATTATTGCAAATGGAGTTTGTCATCTGGCAGCACCTTTGTCCTCTAGCTACATAGGATTCTGTGTCTATGCGGGATTCTTCGGATTCGCATTTGGGTGGCTCAGCTCAGTATTGTTTGAAACGCTGATGGACCTGGTTGGACCCCAGAGGTTCTCCAGTGCTGTGGGATTGGTGACCATTGTGGAATGCTGTCCTGTCCTGCTGGGGCCACCACTTTTAG GTCGTCTCAATGACATATATGGAGACTATAAATACACATACTGGGCATGTGGTATAATCCTTATTGTCGCAGGCATCTATCTTTTCATCGGCATGGGCATCAATTACCGACTTCTTGCAAAAGAACAGAAAGCTGAGCAGCAgcagaaaaaggaaagtaaagaGGAGGAGACCAGTATAGATGTTGCTGAGAAGCCAAAAGAAGTTACCGATGCAGCAGAATCTGTGGATCCTAAAGACATAGAAGGAGGCCCCAAGGAGGAGGAGAGTCCAGTTTGA